Genomic window (Thermodesulfobacteriota bacterium):
TTTCTTTTCCATTATTCTTGCCTTTTATCAGATTGGGGAGGCCTGGCGAGGGTTTGTTCCAATGTCCTAAATTATAAATCCCCCTGAATCCCTCCTTCGACAAGCTCAGGACAGGCTCTTTTCCAAAGGGGGAAATTAGTTTTTAATTCCCTCCTTAGAAAAAGGAGGGTTAGGGAGGATTTTAATGAATCAGATTCCCGATAAAAGCTTCGAGGAATGACATAAAATAAAATCTTCTCCAACTTCAAATCAGGTCCTCCCCTCCGTCGACCTTGATCACGTTTCCCGTGAGCCAGTGCGTGCCCGCGACGGAGAGGGCCGCGATCGCCTGTGCGACGTCGGCCGTAGTAGTCAGCCTGCCCGCAGGGTTCGCGGCCATCGCGTGTTTAATAATCTCCTCGTTGCCCGGTATCTTGCTGAGCGCAGGCGTTTCCGTGACTCCCGCCTGAATCGCGTTCGCGGTGATCCCGTGCCTGGCGAGCTCGACCGAGAGCTGCCGTATGTGCGATTCGAGGGCCGCTTTGGATGCCGAGACGGGGCCGTACGTGGGCCACACCCTGTGGCTCCCTGCGCTCGTCATGGCGAATATCCTGCCGCCCTCGACCATCATCTTCCTCGCGACTATCTCCTGCGCCCAGTAGACGAGCGAGTGCGCCATCACGTCGAGGGTCATGTCCATGTTCTTGTTCGACACCCTGTCCTTCTCCGATTCCGCTATGTAAGGCTTGAGGGTCCCGAAGGCGAGGGAGTGTATGAGCACCTTAATACCCGAAGGGTTCTTGTGCTCGTCGAGTATCTGCTCTATCTCGCCTAATGTTTCCGACCTCTGCTCCGGGTCGGCCGCGTTTATGTTGAAGAACGCCGCCTCTCTCCCCTTTGCCTTTATCTTTTCCTTTATCTCCTCGACCTTCGGCATGGTGGATTTCCTGTCGAGGTGGACGCCGAAGACGTTCATTCCGTGCGACGCGAGCTCGAGCGCGGCCGCCTCGCCGAACCCGCTCGACGCCCCGAGAATAAGTGCCCAGCTGTTCTCAAGACCGTGTCCCATGCCCTGTAAATCCCCCTTGTCGGTTATTTAATCCATTAAAATTGCAGTAGAGATATTACGTACTTTGGGCGGAATTTCAAGGCGGGCGGGGCGTCCACTCTCGTCTTTTATTTCCCTCCCCCTAGAGGGGGGAGGGTTCGGGTGGGGGTGTCACCTTTCACTCATTAGTTTAACCTCAACCCGTTCAATCCTTCGACGGGCTCAGGACGAACGGGTTTTGGATTGTTACTGGCTATGCAGATGAGTTCCGAAAGAATCATAAAACACACTATGTGTGTGCGCCTTGACAAGAATTCTCCGCGCGTGGAAACTGATTCGGCAGGGGGCAGGTATGAGTCAAATCAACTATTCATCTCTGGTTACGCGGGTCGGCCAGGTCTTCGTGCTTTCGGGTCCGAAGGGGGTCTCGAGGATTATATTCGGCGAAAAGGAGTTCAGGAATTATCTCGACGGGCTTGGCGGGGTGCGTGTCATCGAAGGGGGAGCCGCAGCCGATATGGCTCACGAGATCGAGCTCTACTTCGACGGCCGGCTCACCGAGTTCAAGACGCCGATAGACGTGTCCGAAGGCACACCGTTTCAGAAGTCGGTCTGGAAGAAACTCCTCGACATACCCTACGGGGAGACCGCCACATACGGGGATATAGCTGAGCGGGTCGGAAAACCCGGTGCGGCGAGGGCCGTCGGGAATGCGGTCGGGGTTAATCCGATACCTATAGTTATCCCATGCCACAGGGTTCTCGCGTCGAACGGCCTCGGCGGTTATTCATGCGGCATCGACATTAAAAAGGACCTCCTCAGGGTGGAGGGGACCATCTCTTAGGTGAAAAAGGGGATCGCCAGGCTCATCGCAACCTTTTTCTACGTCGGGTACTTCCCCTACGCGCCCGGAACGCTCGGCACTCTCGCAGCCGTGCCTCTCTACTATATCGTTTCGTTCCTTCCTTATTATCTTTACATCCCGTTCGCCGTACTTTTCATAATCCTTTCAGTGTGGGCTTCGAGTATAGCCGAGGGAATATTCGGGGAGAAAGACCCGGGCTACATCGTGGCCGACGAGGTCTCCGGTTTCCTCGTGACCATGACGCTCGTGCCGCTTACGCTCACGAACGTAGTGATAGGGTTTTTCCTGTTCAGGTTTTTCGACATAGTGAAGCCCCCTCCGTCGAGGCAGTCGGAGAGGCTCAAAGGCGGGCTCGGCGTCGTCATGGACGACGTCGTCGCTGGAGTGTACGCCAACATCCTCCTTCAGATTATTTCGCGGGTGCTGTTGTAGTCGATTTTCCCCGATAGTTGAATTCGGTTTCTTTGCTGGTTTATTATCATAATTATCGCGGTTGATGCTGTGATCGACGTATACCGTGGACATACTTGTGTCCAACCCGTTCGTCCTGAGCCTGTCGAAGGATGAATGGGTTGGGTTGCGTTGCTGCTTTGATCTGATGAATTGGAAGGAATCGTAAGAACACACAATGTGTGTGAGAATCGAAATCATAACAACAGGCGACGAGCTCATGAGCGGACTCACGCAGGACGGCAATTTCTCCTGGGCGGGTGACACGCTCGCGTCGAGGGGGCTCGCGGCGGAGTTCCACACGACCGTGGGCGACGACAGGGAGAGCATTACTGCAGCCCTCGGTATCGCGTCGGGCAGGGCCGATGCCGTGATCGTATCGGGCGGTCTCGGGCCAACTCCCGACGACCTCACGGCCGAAGTCGCGGCTGCCTTCTTCGGATCGCCGCTTGAGCTCAGCGATGAAGCGCTCCGGTCGATCGAGGAGAGGATGAAACAGAGGGGCAGGGTGCTCACCGACATGAACAGGAAACAGGCCTATCTGCCGCACGGCGCCGAGGTGCTGCTCAACCACTGGGGCACTGCGCCCGGGTTCAGCATGAAGAAGGAGGGAACCGTGTTCTATTTCCTCCCCGGCGTGCCCAGGGAGTTCCGCGCCATGATGGAGGAATACGTGCTCCCAGGCCTCGAAAGAATGGCGGCCGGCAGGAAAAGGGTAAGATCGAGGCTCGTCAAGACGTTCGGGCTGCCCGAATCCGAGGTCGCGATAAGGCTCCAAGGCATCGAGAGGGAGGGGATAAGGCTCGGTTACAGGGCGCATTTCCCCGAGGTGCACCTGCGCGTGACTGCATTCGGAAATACCGACGGGGAAGCGGAAGAGCTAATGAAAGGTTTCGTCAGAGACGTGAAGTCGAGGCTCGGCTCTTACGTGTTCTCGACGGAAGGGGAGACCATGGAGGAGGTTGTCGGCATCTTCCTTAGGCGGCACGGAATGAAGTTAGCAACGGCGGAGTCGTGCACGGGCGGCCTGATATCGAACAGGATAACGAACGTCCCGGGGAGCTCCGATTATTTCCTCGAAGGCGTCGTCTCGTACAGTAACGAGGCTAAGCGGATGCTGCTCGGCGTCCCTGAAGATTTGCTCGACACACACGGCGCGGTGAGCGCGCCGGTAGTCGAGGCGATGGCGCGGGGCGTGAGGAAGCTCGCCGGCTCCGATATAGGCGTCGGCGTATCGGGCATAGCGGGGCCCGGAGGGGGCACCCCCGAGAAGCCCGTAGGCACGGTTTTCATAGGCATTGATTCTGAGAAGGGCGGGACGCGCTCGGAGAAATTCCTCTTTCACGGGACGAGGGAGGAGATAAAGTTAATAACCTCATCTCACGCGCTCCGTCTTATTATGCAAACTTTTTTAAATAACGTATAATTGAGGGCTACTATGGCAAAACAACAACTCTCACCGGAATCACAGGAAAAAGAAAAGACGATAGAGCTCGCGATCTCTTCCATTGAGAAGCAGTTCGGCAAGGGCTCTATTATGAGGCTGGGGGCGGAAGCGCCCATACCCCAGCTCTCCGTAATATCCTCGGGCTCTCTCGGCCTGGATATCGCGCTCGGAGTGGGCGGATACCCGCGCGGCAGGATAGTCGAGATATTCGGTCCCGAGTCCTCTGGCAAAACGACCCTCGCGCTCCACGTTATAGCCGAGGCCCACAAGAAGGGCGGCATCGCGGCGTTCGTCGACGCAGAGCACGCGCTCGACCCGAATTACGCGAAGAACCTGGGGGTGAAGATAGACGACCTCCTGATATCGCAGCCCGACTTCGGCGAGCAGGCTCTCGAGATCGTCGACACCCTCGTAAGGAGCGGCGCGGTAGACGTCATCGTTCTCGACTCGGTCGCGGCCCTAGTGCCGAGGGCGGAGATTGAGGGCGAGATGGGGGACGCGCACGTGGGGCTACAGGCGAGGCTCATGTCGCAGGCGCTCAGGAAGATCACGGCAACCGTCGGCAGGTCGAAGACGCTCGTGATTTTCGTCAACCAGACGAGGATGAAGATAGGGACCCTCCCCTACATGAACCCCGAGACGACGAGCGGCGGGACGGCGCTCAGGTTCTATTCGTCGGTAAGGATAGACGTGAGGCGCATCGGCTCCATCAAGGAAGGGGAAGAGGTTTCGGGGAACAGGGTCAGGGCCAAGGTCGTAAAGAATAAAGTGTCGCCCCCCTTCAGGGACGCCGAGTTCGACATAATGTTCGGGAGCGGCATATCCCAGACGGGCGAGCTCATAGACATGGGCTCCAAGCTCAACATAGTCGAGAAGAGCGGCACCTGGTTCTCGTACGGCGGGGAGAGGCTCGGACAGGGGAGGGAGAACGCGAGGGCTTTCTTGAAGGACAACCCGGATATAGCGGAAAAACTAAAGAGCGATATACTTACCAGGGTAGGGGTCATAAAGGCGGAGAAACCCGGGGAGAAGTAGATGGGCTCGGTGAACATAGACGATATCCTGCGCGCCGCGGTAAGGGTTGGGGCGTCCGACATACATATAGGCACGGGGAGGCACCCGATACTGCGGGTCGAGGGGAAGCTCACCCCGGTCAAAAACGCGCCTCAGCTCACTGCGGACGACGTGAGAGATATGGCCCTCCAGATGATGAACCCCGCCCAGCGAGAAAAGTTCGAGACCCTCTACGAAATGGACCTCGCATACAGCATAAGCGGCCTCTCCCGCTTCAGGGTGAACGTATTCCACCAGAGGGGGACGATCTCCATAGCCATCAGGTCGATCCCTTACAACATACTGAGCTTCAGCTCTTTGAACCTGCCTCCCGTTATGGAGAAGATAGCGGGCGAGGAGAGGGGGCTCGTGATCGTCACGGGGACGACCGGGAGCGGTAAGTCGACCACGCTCGCGGCTATAGTCGATTACATCAACAGGACCAAGGCGAGGCACATAATAACGGTGGAGGACCCGCTCGAGTACATGCACGAGGACCATACGAGCTACATCAACCAGAGGGAGATAAGCATAGACACGCTCACTTTCGCTAACGCCATGAGGGCGGCCCTCAGGGAAGACCCGGACGTGATTCTGGTGGGCGAGATGAGGGACCTCGAAACTATGGAGATATGCCTGTCCGCGGCGGAGACCGGGCACCTCGTGCTGACGACGCTCCATACCCTCGACGCACAGGAATCGATAAACCGGATGCTAACGATATTCCCCCCGCACCAGCACAACCAGGTGAGGTATCAGCTCGCCCAGGTGCTTAAGGCGATCATATCGCAGAGGCTGGTACCTACAGCCGACGGGAAGGCGCGCGTGCCGGCCGCGGAGATACTCATTGCGACCGAGAGGATAAAAGACCTTATATCCGACCCTCAGAAGACTTGGGAGATAAGGCAGGCCATACACGAGGGCAGCCTACATTACGGGATGCAGACGTTCGACCAGTGCCTCTACGGGCTTTTCAAGGACGGCAAGATAACGTACGACGAGGCCATGAGACAGGCGACTAACAGGAACGACCTAGCGATGAGGATAGAAGGCATTACCTCGGGCTCGGGCTCTCTCATAAGGGAAGAGTCGTACGGCCGCCAGACATCGAGATAATCCACGTATTTTAAGCTCAAATACACGCCGGGGCGCCCGCGCCTGCTGCTTTCCGTTCCCCAAGCAATCCGTTATAATTTGATATAGATTAATATTATTGGTGATGAAAGTTCTCGCGATCGAAACATCGACGTATTCGGGCAGTGTCGCGCTTGCGGAAGGCGAACGTATTATTGGGGAATATTATATAAACATGGGCCCTTCCCACTCGGAGAGGCTCGTACCCGCCATAGACAGGCTTCTGGGCGAGCTCGGGACGGAGAGGAAAGAGCTCGGCGGGGTCGCGGTATCCCTCGGGCCGGGTTCGTTCACGGCTCTCAGGGTCGGCATCTCGACGGCCAAGGGGCTCGCGTATTCACTGGGAATTCCTGTCACAGGGGCGTCCTCCCTCGAGATTCTCGCCATGAATCTGCCCTTTGCGCCGTTTCAGGTCTGCGCCTCACTCGACGCCAGGAAAGGGGAGCTTTTCGCGGCCCTCTTCAGGACTGAGCGCGGCAGGGTTTCGAGGATTACGCGGGACGAGATCGTATCGCCCGCGGGGCTTATGGAAATAATAAAGGAAAAAACTATATTTATAGGGGAAGGCGCTTTACTTTATAGGGATTTTCTGGAAGATAATGAGATAGGGGGGGAAGCTATGCTCTTCTGTCCTCCTTATTTGAACTACCCGAGGGCTTCGTCCCTCGCTATTTATGGTATTGAGAAGTTCACGGAAGGGCACGCGGACGAGGTTCTGGGACTCGCGCCCGTCTATTTAAGAAAACCGGACGCAGAATTAACAGCAAAGGGGAGAAGCCGACATGACGGAAACGGACATAATTGAAAAGCTGCTCGAAGGGGACGAGGAGTTCAAACGCATATACTTCGAGCACAGGGAGCTCGACGACGTCGTAAGGAGCCTCGAGAGCAAAGGCACCCTTTCTCTCGACGACGAAATGGAAGTCAGGAAGCTCAAGAAGGTGAAGCTTTCGCTCAAGGACAGGATGGAAGCGAAGATCGCCGAGTGGAAGCATAGATAAAAACTGCACGCCGAGACGTGACGACAAACGGCGGGCATAAAATACGGGGGTAATTTTAAAATGGCAAGAATGATCGGTGCCGAGATGTTTTTCGAGACGCTCATACACGAGGGCATAGACGTGGTGTTCGGGCTTCCTGGGGGATACGTGCTCAAGGTGTATGACGTAATGCCCAAGTACTCGGACAGGATAAGACACGTTCTTGCCAGGCACGAACAGGGCGCAACACACATGGCGGACGGCTATGCGAGGGCGTCGGGCAAGCCGGGAGTCGTGCTCTGCACGTCGGGTCCCGCCGCGACCAATACCGTTACCGGCATAGCCACGGCCCAGATGGACTCTTCCCCCGTAGTAGTGTTCACGGGACAGGTGCCTCTGCCCTACCTCGGGAGCGACGCTTTCCAGGAGGCCGATCACATAGGCATAACGCGCCCCTGCACGAAGCACAACTACCTCGTAAGACGCACGAAAGACCTGCCGCTCGCGATAAAAGAGGCGTTCTACATCGCAGGCACGGGGAGGCCGAGCCCTGTGCTCGTCGATATGCCCAAGGACGTCCTCATCGGCGAGGACGAGTTCGTTATACCCGGCGAAATAAGCCTGAGGGGTTATAAACCGCCCAAGAAAGGACATCCGGGGCAAATAAAGCGAGCTGTCGAGATGATCCTCGCCGCCAAGAGGCCCCTCATATTCGGCGGGGGCGGGCTTATATGGTCGGGAGCCACGGAGGAGCTTAAGGAGCTCACGCACAGGCTCCAGATACCGGTAACGTTGACGCTAATGGGTCTGGGCGCTTATCCTGCCGACGACCCGCTCTTCATAAGCATGCTCGGCATGCACGGCTCTTACGCCGCCAACATGGCGGTTCACGAATGCGACCTTGTTATATCAATTGGGGCGCGTTTCGACGACAGGGCGACAGGCGGCAATTTCGCCAAGTTCGCGCCAAACGCGAAGATAATCCACATAGACATAGACCCCGCCACAATAGACAAGAATATAGTCGTGCACTGCCCGATAGTCGGTGACGCTAAGGAAGTCCTGAAACAGATGCTCGAGATGCTTCCCGCCAAGGTGAAGACCAGCCGGAAGGAGTGGATGGGACAGATAAAGGACTGGCAGAAGCAGCACCCGCTCACCTATAACCAGAACGGGGACAAGATACTCACCTCTTACGTCATAGACACCCTAAGCAAGATAACGGACGGCGAAGCTGTCGTCGTATCGGACGTAGGACAGCACCAGATGTGGGTCGCCCAGTGGTACAAGTTCAAATACCCGAGGACGCACATCACGTCGGGCGGTCTCGGTACGATGGGGTTCGGATTCCCGGCTGCCATGGGCGCCAAGTTCGCCCGGCCCGACAAGATGGTCATAAGCGTCTGCGGGGACGGGAGCTTCCAGATGAACATGCAGGAGCTGGCCACGGCCGTCGAGAACAACATGGACATTAAGATCGTCCTGCTCAATAACGGCCACCACGGCATGGTTAGACAGTGGCAGACCATGTTCTTTAACGGGAACTACTCCGCTTCAAAATTCGACGTCCTGCCCGACTTCGTCAAGCTCGCGGAGTCCTTCGGAGCAAAGGGGCTCAAGGCTAAAAGGCCCGAAGACCTCGAAGCGACCCTTAAAGAGGGTCTCTCGACCGAAGGCGTCGTCCTCATGGAGATATTCGTCGACTGCGAGGAGCTCGTTTACCCGATGATCGCACCCGGGGGAGCGATGAACGAAATGATACTCGGCCCCGGAACTCAACTGGAAAATATGGCCGACGTGGCCGATATGGCTTAACATGAAGGATCGGGTATAATGAGGGAGCTTTCTTTATAAAGTAGGGTACTCGTTTGTCTTTTTCCCCTATCGAAAGTAAAGTTTCAGTCGATCATAACCGGAGGTTTATTACAAGTGAGGCACACCATAACGCTTCTTGTAGATAACGAGTCAGGCGTTCTTTCGAGGATCGCCGGTCTCTTCAGCGCCAGGGGTTTCAACATCGAAAGCCTGAACGTGGGGGAGACGCTCGACCCGGATACGTCGCGCATAACTCTCGTAACGACCGGGGACGATTTCATAATCCAGCAGATAATCAAGAGATTCAACAACATGGTGAACGTGATAAAGGTGAGCGACCTGACCGAAGAGGTGCGTGTGGAGAGGGAGATGGTGCTCGTGCGCATGGACGCGAGGCCGGAGACGAGGGCCGAGATACTGAGGACTGCGGACATTTTCCGGGCCAAGGTCGTGGACGTCGGGCCCAAGTCATATACGCTTGAACTTACCGGCGACAAGGATAAAATAACCGGCTTTATCGAGCTGCTCAGGCCCATGGGGATAAAGGAGCTCGCCAGGACAGGGACAGTCGCCATGAAGCGCGAATCCAAACTCACGAAGAGAGGAGAGGAGAAATGAAGGTTTACTACGACAGCGATATAAATCTCAAGAAGCTCAAGAAGAGAAAGATAGCCATAATCGGTTACGGGAGTCAGGGACACGCGCACGCGCAGAACCTGAGAGACAGCGGCATGGACGTGGCCGTGGGTCTCAGGGAAGGGAGCGGGAGCTGGGAAAAGGCGAAGGAGGCGGGGTTCAAGGTCCTTCCCGTGGACGAAGCCGCCGGGTGGGCGGACATCGTCATGATACTCGCGCCCGACACGAGCCAGCCGGGCATATACAACGAAGGCATCTCAGGCGGGCTCGAAGCGGGGAACTCGGTCGCATTCAGCCACGGCTTCAACATCCATTACGGTCAGATAGTGCCGCCTCCGAACGTGGACGTATTCATGGTCGCTCCGAAGGCCCCGGGTCATACGGTCAGGGGTCAGTTCGCCGAAGGCGCAGGGGTGCCGATGCTCGTGGCCATACACCAGGACGCTACAGGGGAGGCCAAGGAAATCGCGCTCGCATACGCCGGGGCGATAGGCGGCGGGCGCGCGGGCATAATAGAGACCACGTTCAAGGATGAGACCGAGACCGATCTCTTCGGGGAGCAGGCGGTCCTTTGCGGAGGGCTTACGTCCCTCATCATGGCCGGGTTCGAAACGCTGATAGAGGCCGGATACCCGCCCGAGATGGCTTACTTCGAGTGCTGCCACGAGGTAAAGCTGATCGTCGACCTCATTTACGAGGGTGGCATATCGAACATGCGCTATTCGATAAGCGACACGGCGAAATACGGGGACCTCACGAGGGGCCCGAGGGTCGTCGACGAAGACGCCAAGAAGGAAATGAAGAAGATACTCACCTCGATTCAGAACGGCGAGTTCGCGAGGGAGTGGATACTCGAGAACAGGGCCGGACGCCCTGTCTATAACGCGCTCCTCAAGAAAGGGGAGGAGCACCCGATAGAGGGCATCGGCGGCGAGCTCCGCAAGATGATGAGCTCTCTATTCAAGAAGAAATTGGTCGACAAGACTAAAAACTGATGGAACGAAAGCGGTCTCCCATAGCCACCGAGGGTTTTACGTACCTCGGCATACTAGCAATACTCGCCTGGGCCGCCGCTATATTCAATTTCACGATACTGTCCATTATTTTCGCGGTCCTCGCGGTGATCACCCTCTTTTTCTTCCGCGACCCGGAGCGCGAGGTCCCGGACGATCCCGACTCCATAGTTTCGCCCGCAGACGGGAGTGTGGTCGGGGTGGAGGAGATATACGAGAGGGATTTCCTGGGCGCCCCGATGACCAGGATAAGCATATCGCTCGCCCTCTACGACTGCCACATAAACAGGATGCCGGTAAGAGGAAAAGTCGTTGGGACGAAATACTCGCCCGGCAGCTTTAACATAGCGCACATGCCGGACTGGCTCTTCTCGGACGGGATGAAGCGGAAATCGGACGACAACGAAAGGCTTTCGACCCTTATCGAGACGCCCGAGGGGGAAAAGATAGTAGTGTCCCAGATTGCGGGGTTCCTCGCCCGGAGGATAGTCTCGTATGCCGACATAGACATGAAATTTAAAAAAGGGGAGAGGTTCGGCATGATAAAGTTCGGCTCCAGGGTTGACGTCTATCTGCCCGAGGGGTGTATAATAGAAGTGAACGTCGGCAACAAGGTAAAAGCCGGGGAGAGCATAGTAGCATGGCTAGACGGGAACAGGGCCTGAGAAGGAAGAAATCGAAGCGGCAGAAGGTGATGCCCGTGCTGCCGAATATATTCACCACGGGGAACCTCTGTTTCGGGCTCCTCTCCATATTGACGTCGATAGAGATTGTCTCGGCCCTGGGCGCGGGGAACGCTTCCGACGCCTGGGCGTTCAGGAAGTTCTGGTGGGCCGGGGCCTTCATCGTCATATCCTTTTTCTTCGACACCCTCGACGGGAGGCTCGCGAGGTTTATACGGCACGAGAGCAATTTCGGACTTTCCTATGACTCCATATCGGACGTCGTGTCGTTCGGCGTCGCCCCCGCCGTGCTGGTTTATGTCTGGACGCTCATGGACAAGGGGAAGCTCGGTCTCATGGCGGTCATAGTCTACGTAATCTGCGCCGCGCTCAGGCTCGCCCGGTTCAACGTGCAGTCGGATACGGTCGAGAGGTTCAGCTTCACGGGGCTCCCGAGCCCGATGGCCGCCGGGCTCATGGTTTCCCCGCTCATGCTGCTCTCGTCCCTCAAAACCTGGCCTGACGAAAGGGTGCTCTGGTATTACCTTGTGGCCGCCCCCGTCATAGGGCTCCTGATGGTTAGCAACGTCAAATATACTAAGCAGCCCATGCTCAGGCTCGGGGGGCCCTTCAACGCCCTCGTCGTGGCTGCTATAATCATCGCCGCTGCCATAACAAACCCTGAGATAATGTTCATTTTCCTCGTCTATCTCTACGCGGTCGCGGGGCTCGTGCTCCACGCGCTCGGCTACCTGACCGGGAAGCCCGGCGTGCGGGAAGAATCGGCGCCCGGGAAGCCGACTGATTAGATTAATCCCGTAACTATCCTTCATTACACAATATATCGATCGAGGCATTTTCTGCCTTTGCTAGGGGGATAATTCCCGTTATCCTATTGCGGGTACAAAATCCTACAAATCGACTTCCAGATACGAATTCAGAGCGGAGCCGCCGATGACAGCAGGTGTTAATGAGAGGCTTGTCTTAAAGGGAAATTGCCATAGAGTAAGGAGACGCGCGCGGATTTCGGTCATGTCGGCGTTCCTTGCCGTCGTTCTGGGTATTATGGTAGTTTCATGCCAGAGAGAGGAGAACAAAATGGATAACGAAAGGCTGAAAAAAGAGACCTTGAACGGAATAACCAGGTACGAGCTCGACAACGGGATGACGATAATCCTCGAGGAGAACCATTCCGCGCCCGTCGTTGCGGTGAACGTATGGGTAAAAACGGGGAGCGCCTGCGAGACGGAGGGGGAATACGGTCTCGCCCACGTGCACGAGCACATGGTTTTCAAGGGGACCGACAAGAGGGCCGTGGGCGAGATAGCGAGGGTCATAGAGGGGAGCGGCGGGGACATAAACGCCTTTACCTCGTTCGACGAAACGGTCTACTACGTGGTGATAGCGAGCAGGTTCATGGATACAGCCCTCGACGTGCTTTCGGACGCCATGGAGAACTCCGCGTTCGACCCGGACGAGCTCGAGAAGGAGCTCGAGGTCGTGGTCGAGGAGATAAGGCGGGGGGAGGACAACCCCGGGAGGAACCTGAGCGAGAAGATGTTCTCGACTGCCTTCACGGAGCACCCATACGGCAGGCCGATAATCGGGACGGAAGCCGGTGTGAAGAGCTTTGACAGGAATAAGGTCACGGACTTTTATCACAAGTGGTACGCGCCCAACAACATGGCGCTCGTCGTGGTAGGCGATTTCGATACGGCTAAGATAGAGCCAAGGCTGGAGGAGACATTCGGAAGGCTCCGCAGCAGGGAGCTGCCCGAGTGCAATATAGCGGAAGAGCCCGGACAGAAGGGGATGAAGGCTTTCGTGATCGACAAGCCGCTCCAGGAAGGGTATTTCTCCCTCGCCTTCCACATACCTAACGCGAAAGGCGAGGACACCCCGGCCGTGGACGTGCTCGCCAACATACTGGGCGGCGGTGAGAGCTCGAGGCTCTACAGGAACATAAAAGAGGATAAGGGCCTTACTAGCAACATATACGCCTACGCATACACCCCGATGAGGGAGGGCATCTTCGCCGTGGGCGGGACACTCGACCCTTCTCAATCTAAGGAAGCGCTCAGGGAAATTATGAAAGAGGTTATGAGGCTCAAGTACGAGCCCGTCGGGGACGTCGAGCTTTCGAAGGTGAAGGTCAACATCGAGAGCGACGCTATCTACACGAAAGAGACGATGCAGGGACAGGCGCAGAAGATCGGCTATTACGAGGTTGAGACGGGAGATTTCAGGTACGAGGACGTGTATCTGGACAAGGTGAGGAAGGTAACGCCCGAGGAGATAATGCGGGCGGCGAATAAATACCTGACGATCGACAACCTCACAGCCGGCTTCCTCCTGCCTTCGGGGCAGGTCGCTTTGACGGAAGGTGAAGTCATGGAAATTGCGAAGCAGGCATCCGATGAAGCTTCCCG
Coding sequences:
- a CDS encoding phosphatidylserine decarboxylase family protein produces the protein MERKRSPIATEGFTYLGILAILAWAAAIFNFTILSIIFAVLAVITLFFFRDPEREVPDDPDSIVSPADGSVVGVEEIYERDFLGAPMTRISISLALYDCHINRMPVRGKVVGTKYSPGSFNIAHMPDWLFSDGMKRKSDDNERLSTLIETPEGEKIVVSQIAGFLARRIVSYADIDMKFKKGERFGMIKFGSRVDVYLPEGCIIEVNVGNKVKAGESIVAWLDGNRA
- the pssA gene encoding CDP-diacylglycerol--serine O-phosphatidyltransferase, which codes for MARREQGLRRKKSKRQKVMPVLPNIFTTGNLCFGLLSILTSIEIVSALGAGNASDAWAFRKFWWAGAFIVISFFFDTLDGRLARFIRHESNFGLSYDSISDVVSFGVAPAVLVYVWTLMDKGKLGLMAVIVYVICAALRLARFNVQSDTVERFSFTGLPSPMAAGLMVSPLMLLSSLKTWPDERVLWYYLVAAPVIGLLMVSNVKYTKQPMLRLGGPFNALVVAAIIIAAAITNPEIMFIFLVYLYAVAGLVLHALGYLTGKPGVREESAPGKPTD
- the ilvC gene encoding ketol-acid reductoisomerase translates to MKVYYDSDINLKKLKKRKIAIIGYGSQGHAHAQNLRDSGMDVAVGLREGSGSWEKAKEAGFKVLPVDEAAGWADIVMILAPDTSQPGIYNEGISGGLEAGNSVAFSHGFNIHYGQIVPPPNVDVFMVAPKAPGHTVRGQFAEGAGVPMLVAIHQDATGEAKEIALAYAGAIGGGRAGIIETTFKDETETDLFGEQAVLCGGLTSLIMAGFETLIEAGYPPEMAYFECCHEVKLIVDLIYEGGISNMRYSISDTAKYGDLTRGPRVVDEDAKKEMKKILTSIQNGEFAREWILENRAGRPVYNALLKKGEEHPIEGIGGELRKMMSSLFKKKLVDKTKN
- the ilvB gene encoding biosynthetic-type acetolactate synthase large subunit; amino-acid sequence: MARMIGAEMFFETLIHEGIDVVFGLPGGYVLKVYDVMPKYSDRIRHVLARHEQGATHMADGYARASGKPGVVLCTSGPAATNTVTGIATAQMDSSPVVVFTGQVPLPYLGSDAFQEADHIGITRPCTKHNYLVRRTKDLPLAIKEAFYIAGTGRPSPVLVDMPKDVLIGEDEFVIPGEISLRGYKPPKKGHPGQIKRAVEMILAAKRPLIFGGGGLIWSGATEELKELTHRLQIPVTLTLMGLGAYPADDPLFISMLGMHGSYAANMAVHECDLVISIGARFDDRATGGNFAKFAPNAKIIHIDIDPATIDKNIVVHCPIVGDAKEVLKQMLEMLPAKVKTSRKEWMGQIKDWQKQHPLTYNQNGDKILTSYVIDTLSKITDGEAVVVSDVGQHQMWVAQWYKFKYPRTHITSGGLGTMGFGFPAAMGAKFARPDKMVISVCGDGSFQMNMQELATAVENNMDIKIVLLNNGHHGMVRQWQTMFFNGNYSASKFDVLPDFVKLAESFGAKGLKAKRPEDLEATLKEGLSTEGVVLMEIFVDCEELVYPMIAPGGAMNEMILGPGTQLENMADVADMA
- the ilvN gene encoding acetolactate synthase small subunit; this translates as MRHTITLLVDNESGVLSRIAGLFSARGFNIESLNVGETLDPDTSRITLVTTGDDFIIQQIIKRFNNMVNVIKVSDLTEEVRVEREMVLVRMDARPETRAEILRTADIFRAKVVDVGPKSYTLELTGDKDKITGFIELLRPMGIKELARTGTVAMKRESKLTKRGEEK